The DNA region ATGTTGCGCACAATGAAATAGATCTTAAAAATCCAAATAGCAATAGGAAAAATGCTGGTTTTAGTGATGAAGAAAGAGGAAAATTCACTGAACTTTTACAAAGTGGTTTCATTGATACATATAGATATTTCTATCCAGAGAAAGAAGGAGCTTACACTTGGTGGTCCTATATGTTTAATGCTAGAAAAAATAATGCGGGGTGGAGAATAGATTATTTTTGTGTTTCGGAAAGACTAAAGGATAAACTAGTAAGTGCAGATATACATAATGAGATATTAGGCTCAGACCATTGTCCAGTGAAACTTGTACTAGACATTTAAAAACAACAAACCATGCTATACCTGATCAGGTATAGCATGGTTTAAATTTAGGAGATTGAATTACCTTTATATTCTTCTTGCTACGGATTTCTTGTAGATTACCGTCTTTTTTAACTACAACACTTTCTGTAATTTCAACACATTTTGCATTTGTAATTGTGTTTATGCCAGAGTGGTGTAAGCTTTCTATTACAACATTTCCAGATGCAGTTGTATTTCCAACAAGTATATCATGGGAGTTAGTTACATGAGGTAAATTGCTACCAGAAATAAGATGAATGTTTTTATTTTACATTAATTATATATATTGACATACATCGGAGTAATGTGATATAATGAACAAATTGGCAAAATAATCGGCTGGAGCTGAACAGAAGTATAGAAAATAATTTTTCGAAATAACCTTATCTCTAATTCCAAAATTATTATTAAGATACTTTTCATTCTATTTCAAAGTGCTACAAGAATATAACTCTTATCTTGTTTTACACTAGAAACCCTAAAATTCCGATATAAACTATTTAAATGATAAAATTTTTAAAGTGATTTGATTTACAAAGTATATCTGTTTATTTTTATACATGAAATCGAGATAAATAGCTGATTATGGACTAATATAATATATTAGTTTTTTGTTGTGCCATATTTTATTACAATAAAAAAGAAGGAGGTGTGTAGGTGACAAAAGAAATTATATTTTCGCTTGTAGGTTTATTTTTAATAACTTCTCTAACCAATGTACTAGCAACATTAAAAACTATGCTAATGTCAAAAAATATCATGAATCCAGTATATGTTCTAGTATTTATAGATTCTATGATTTTTGCAACAATTGTAAGTAAAGTAACTAGTTCTAATGGGATACATTTTACTATTTCTTATGCTTTAGGAAAAACAGCAGGAGTAATTATTGGTGGTATAATCGAAGATAGGTTAGCTTTAGGTATTTTGGAAGTTGACTTATTTTTAAGCAATAAAAACAAAATGATGAAAATTGCAGAAAAGCTTAGAATAGAAGGTTATACAGTTAATAACTTTCGTGCCCAAGGTAATAATGAAGATACAAGATACAAAGTTGAAGTTGTTATTAAGAGAAAAGAGTTTCATGTATTTCAAGATATTTTAAATGAATGTGGTGTAAGTAACCCAACTCTTAAAATTAAAAACCTAAGTAAAGTAAATGGAAAAATTACTACAACAAGAGTTCAAACGACATAAAAACTTAAGTATAATCTAATGCAAAGGAATGATAAAAATGAATTCTATGCAGTTAGGGAAAAAAACAATATTTTAAAAAATACTACACCTTTAGAGATGTAGTATTTTTTATTCAATATAAATAGTACTAAGGCATAAATGTAAAATATAAAGAATAAATGTTATAATTAAAATATATTAATTATAATAGTCTGAATTATTTTTCACAACAAAATGATCTGACGGTAACAAATTTGGGTTAAAAATAAAATATAATGGGGGAGCAAAGATGGAAATTACAATTAATAAGGAATATGTACTACAAAAAGCAAAGGAATTATTAGAGTTTAATAGTCCGAGTGGATTTTGCTTTGAGATTATGGACAAGATTAGTGCATGGGTAAAGGAGTTTGGATATGCATTTGAGACAATGAATAAAGGCTGTGGAATAATTACTATACCTGGTAAAAGTAATAATAAGGTAATTGGTTTATCTGCCCATGTAGATACATTGGGAGCTATGGTTAGATCTATTACTGATAATGGTACATTGAAATTCACTCTAATTGGAGGACCTATTGTACCTACATTAGATAGTGAGTATTGTAGAATTAGAACAAGAGATGGTAAGATTTATACTGGAACCTTCTTAAGCACAAGTCCAGCTGCCCATGTGTTTGAAGATAGTTCTTCTAAAAAACGAGATACTCAAAACATGGAAATAAGGATAGATGAAGTAGTAAAATCTAAAAAAGATGTAGAAGATATAGGCATTGCCGTTGGGGACTTTGTATTTATAGATCCTAAAACAACAATAACTGAAAGTGGTTTTGTAAAGTCTAGATTTATAGATGATAAAGGCAGTGTTGCTTGCTTAATATCCTTGTTAGAGATTATGAGCAGACAAAATATAGTTCCTGAGTATACCACTAAAATATTGATTTCTACATACGAGGAAGTTGGACATGGAGCTTCCTATATACCAGAAGATATAACAGAAATGATAGCTGTGGATATGGGCTGTATAGGTGATGACCTTAGCTGCACGGAGTATGATGTTTCTATATGTGCTAAGGATTCTGGCGGACCATATGATTATAATATGACTACTCGGTTAATTAATCTTGCTAAAGAAAATAATATTAACTTTGCAGTTGATATTTATCCTATGTATGGCTCTGATGTTGTAGCAGCTCTAAGGGGAGGAAATAATATTAGAGGAGCTTTAATTGGACCAGGAGTGCATGCAT from Alkaliphilus flagellatus includes:
- a CDS encoding DUF5698 domain-containing protein → MTKEIIFSLVGLFLITSLTNVLATLKTMLMSKNIMNPVYVLVFIDSMIFATIVSKVTSSNGIHFTISYALGKTAGVIIGGIIEDRLALGILEVDLFLSNKNKMMKIAEKLRIEGYTVNNFRAQGNNEDTRYKVEVVIKRKEFHVFQDILNECGVSNPTLKIKNLSKVNGKITTTRVQTT
- a CDS encoding M42 family metallopeptidase; the encoded protein is MEITINKEYVLQKAKELLEFNSPSGFCFEIMDKISAWVKEFGYAFETMNKGCGIITIPGKSNNKVIGLSAHVDTLGAMVRSITDNGTLKFTLIGGPIVPTLDSEYCRIRTRDGKIYTGTFLSTSPAAHVFEDSSSKKRDTQNMEIRIDEVVKSKKDVEDIGIAVGDFVFIDPKTTITESGFVKSRFIDDKGSVACLISLLEIMSRQNIVPEYTTKILISTYEEVGHGASYIPEDITEMIAVDMGCIGDDLSCTEYDVSICAKDSGGPYDYNMTTRLINLAKENNINFAVDIYPMYGSDVVAALRGGNNIRGALIGPGVHASHGMERTHYNALENTIKLLYLYLTK